The Candidatus Nitrosocosmicus franklandus genome contains a region encoding:
- a CDS encoding ABC transporter permease, translating to MNDVLKLVYEFITILSNYRGGVLGLLLLCFLVAVALYTIIYISPTERVQWNNPSYWINYPKNAAPYWTNYLLGFFDQQLPEHRIFTLSEAAVSNYSEGEDYNVQNISFFYNYDFSDFPPAFSIPYSIQIGEIPPAVEVSISRPDGLSLVIFYDSLDSLSNGNEVLNSLNDTSDVQIDTEPFFDSHDSANKDGTSGIVSQRLFSSSRQITQPLSDYSHLFNFSTSGLPAEKIIFSDTENNMPLKGKYEFIFTTYSFDNLTKVKDIEWIVEGKVYGLMGTDDFRRDVSFGIMIGTPVALLIGVTVAITSTVIGLFYGLISGYKGGRIGGFMVVIIDIFLSVPTMVLFIILSLNYGKSIIFLIVLFILFGWPGIALINRTFSIQIKNYPYVEASKLMGESDVKIVLRHIVPQLVPFTLANFALSVPAAILGEAALSFLGFGDPSFPTWGQMLQDAHFSSAEILGYWWWIMPPGLMISITSMAFILIGRSLESKAKLNKKR from the coding sequence TTGAATGATGTTTTGAAATTGGTGTACGAATTCATCACAATTCTGTCAAATTATAGAGGAGGAGTCCTTGGATTATTACTTCTTTGTTTTCTAGTTGCCGTTGCCTTATATACAATAATATATATTTCCCCTACTGAACGGGTACAGTGGAATAATCCATCCTATTGGATCAATTATCCTAAGAACGCTGCCCCATACTGGACTAATTATTTATTGGGGTTCTTTGATCAGCAATTACCAGAACATAGAATTTTTACATTAAGTGAGGCAGCTGTAAGTAATTATTCTGAGGGTGAAGATTATAATGTTCAGAACATATCTTTTTTCTATAATTATGATTTCAGTGATTTTCCACCTGCTTTTAGTATACCTTATTCAATTCAAATAGGCGAGATCCCTCCTGCGGTAGAAGTTTCCATCAGTAGACCTGATGGCCTATCCTTGGTTATATTTTATGACTCGTTGGACTCGCTGTCCAATGGAAATGAAGTATTGAATTCCCTCAATGATACAAGTGATGTCCAGATTGACACAGAACCATTTTTTGATAGTCATGATAGTGCAAATAAAGACGGTACTTCTGGTATAGTTTCTCAAAGGTTATTCTCATCCTCTAGACAGATTACTCAACCTCTTTCTGATTACTCTCACTTGTTTAATTTTTCGACATCAGGATTGCCTGCAGAAAAAATAATCTTTTCGGACACCGAAAATAACATGCCCTTAAAGGGGAAATACGAGTTCATTTTTACTACTTATTCATTCGACAATTTGACCAAGGTAAAGGATATTGAATGGATAGTAGAAGGAAAGGTTTATGGATTAATGGGAACTGACGATTTTAGAAGAGATGTTTCTTTTGGGATCATGATAGGTACTCCCGTTGCTCTCTTAATTGGGGTAACTGTGGCCATAACCTCAACTGTAATAGGTCTTTTCTATGGCTTAATCAGCGGGTATAAGGGAGGCAGGATAGGAGGTTTTATGGTGGTAATTATCGATATCTTCCTCTCAGTTCCTACCATGGTTCTTTTCATAATACTCTCTTTAAATTATGGGAAAAGTATTATCTTTTTGATTGTACTTTTTATTCTGTTTGGTTGGCCTGGTATAGCCTTGATAAATAGAACCTTTAGCATCCAGATAAAAAACTATCCGTACGTCGAAGCATCAAAATTGATGGGTGAATCTGACGTTAAAATCGTATTAAGACATATTGTCCCGCAACTTGTGCCTTTTACACTTGCTAATTTTGCTTTATCCGTACCTGCAGCGATACTTGGTGAGGCAGCACTGAGTTTCTTAGGTTTTGGTGATCCATCATTTCCAACGTGGGGGCAAATGCTTCAGGATGCTCATTTCTCCTCTGCTGAGATTCTTGGGTATTGGTGGTGGATAATGCCTCCTGGTTTGATGATATCAATTACTAGCATGGCATTTATATTGATAGGAAGATCTTTGGAGTCTAAAGCAAAATTAAACAAAAAGCGGTAG
- a CDS encoding Mov34/MPN/PAD-1 family protein codes for MDFSFLKRNKNSNASDSRPKKKIVTITKNVVDGIISYSKMHHPYEGILILEGERRKTEIHINNLVIPPFSVHGPFYSGFPINELPFDLKYIGTAHSHPSGSSQPSLEDLNHFYGLISIIISHPYEERDLRAFDSQGREVPLVKTE; via the coding sequence ATGGATTTCAGTTTTTTGAAAAGAAATAAAAACTCCAATGCATCAGACTCTAGGCCAAAAAAAAAGATTGTAACAATTACAAAAAATGTAGTCGATGGAATAATTTCTTACTCTAAAATGCACCACCCATATGAAGGGATATTAATTTTAGAAGGTGAAAGAAGAAAAACTGAAATCCATATTAATAATTTGGTAATTCCCCCCTTTTCAGTTCACGGTCCTTTTTATTCAGGATTTCCAATAAATGAACTCCCCTTTGATTTAAAATACATTGGGACTGCTCATTCGCATCCTAGTGGGTCTAGTCAACCTTCCCTTGAAGACCTGAATCACTTTTACGGTCTGATTTCAATAATCATAAGTCATCCTTATGAAGAACGTGATCTCCGTGCATTCGATAGCCAAGGTAGGGAAGTGCCACTTGTCAAGACAGAATAA